The nucleotide sequence ttgATAACAGAAGtagttaaaaataactttaatgaaTTTTCTGAACTATCTGTTTTATCTATCCTTGTCTCCAACTACACACATAAATGAGGCTTGCCTATGTTTATCAGATTACTAGATATAATTTACTGTTGTGAAATACTGAACAAATTAGCAGTATATTACCCTCCACAACTCCCTGTGAGGTGAGTGAGTCTTACTGATTTAGGGATGCGGAACAAGGCACATGGAGTTCAAGGATTTGCCTCAGAAACCAAAGATAGATTTCCTAGCCCGTTGGGTTGACCTCTTTGTACAGGGCATTTTATTCTGACATAATTATGCCCGTTGGCTCAGATATGAACTTGTTTTATTCTAAGAATTGTAGATTACAATCAGAGAAACACTTGAATTCAATTTGGTTCCTCCACTCcctggaagaaataaataatgagTGTGTTATAAAACTTGATCTTGAAGCAGTCCTTTCAATGACACCATCTCAATCCCATGATTTCTGGTGTGCTTCCTAGCAGTGAAACATGATGCCACAGGCACTCCGTAAGTCTGAAGAGTAAGACTGCACATCGgaacttccctgaaggtccaatggttaagagcttccactgcagggactaagatcctgcatgccgcacaGCCATAAGAAAACAAGACTGcaagtgaaaaattttaaatctaggTCCATGACCTAGTTTCAGGTAGAAAAATCTGTCAGTTCTTTCTCCCCCTTAAAATTCTGCTTACTcccctctctttaaaaaaaaaaatttatcttaacTGAGGTAAAACTGACTTTAAGTGTTTAAGTTTGATGAACTATTCTTACTGGATAGGAAATCCAGACTACACAGTCCTCAGcctcattggaatgactgagaAGTGGTTCAGCTAGTCTATTACACTCGTTTTAGAAAATCACACCCAAGTACAGGTTTGTTATCACGTGTTAATACCCTGAGAAATTGACAACCAGACAATAACTCAGTTTTCTGTCCCTCAAGTTCTAGGGAAAACCAGATGGACTATATTGGCCCAAAATATAAGAACGAGTTAttgatttgcatttaaaattgaCTTCAAAAATAAACTCCCAAGACAATGTAGCAGTCACTTCATAAAAAATTTTAGGGCTAGAGAACTATAGTTATCACCTAGCCAATTCCTTCCATAAGAAACTAAGGACCAAAGAAGGCAAATTGCTcactttgagtttcctgagccttTGCCTACTCTCCCCACCacttgctcattttaaaaaataaccttttcttttttgaattaggTAATATTTATTTGGATAGGGATTAAAGAACCAGGGTACAGTAGTCTGAATGatgcccccctccaccccgcaAAGATATACATGACCTAATCCCTCAAAGTTGTGACTATTACTTTATATGGCAAAAGATGTGCTTTAAAGATGTGAAAGGAGAAATTTATCCCAGATTATTAGGTGGGCCTTAAATGCCATCACACATATCTTTTTAAGAGAGGCAGGAGTTCTGAGAGAGACATATAGAGAAAGCAATGTGAAGACTGAGCAGGGAGTGAGGAGGCAAGGAAAACAgacaaccaccagaagctagaaagGCAAGGAAGGGATTATCCCCTAAGGCCTCCAGAACCCGGCTCAACACCTTGATTGCAGACTTCTGGCCTTCAGAATTGTGAAAGAATAAACTCTTGTTGTTTGAAGCCACCAGGTTTGTGGTAATTGCAGCCACAAGAAACTAAGACACaggggaaataaaattttaaaaataataaaccaaacATTTATAAAACTAATTACTGATGCAAAAAGAACTGTGCTTTAAATGACCCAAAGAATGCCTAAATCctttaatctttcattttaaaggtAAGTTGAGGCAATCAGAGGATGCAATTTACCTAAAAGGATGGCAGATCTGAGCAGACAAATTCAGAAAGGTCTAATATTTACAAAGCTGCTAACAAGAACAGTGTAGGTTTTCCCCCAAACATGCTAGCTGGTAGAGCTCCCGGGCAGACTAAACATAGGCAACAGTTGTCACTGTGGGTGTTCTGCCAACACAAGTGTAAAGTTGTCATCAGAAATGAATATGTGGCTTCGAGTGGCTTACAGAAATCCAACAAATCTGCGTCCTGGACTCTGCACAAGCCAACTCTTCTCAGGATGACCTGGACTCCTTCCCATTAGTACAATGATCAGTTAAAGCCATCCTCTacaaggagggaagggaaatcaatttatgtcagagaaaaaAGACAATTGCCCAGAGTCTAAGGTCATCAATAACAATGTGTAAATATCAGCCACACTGAGTCAGTTATAAATGATATCTAGCACTATAATTTATTGCTTTTAAAGTCAACATCCAGAGCATTTAGGCCCAATTTCATGTTAggtgaatggaaataaaaacagacaaagtaaaaggacaagaaaaaaatgctttacaGGAGATGTGATATGAGCTATTTcaataagatataaaaattatgctATGTGGTTAAATAAATGGTAAAAGCAAAAAATACTAGTCTTCCTCAGAAACCTCTGTATTCTGGATACTGTTCTCTCTTTTCCAGAAATATTGTCAAGGGCTCTGAAAATCACCAGAACTTTCCTAGATATATAAAAATCCAGTCAATTCAAAGGTATGCTCTGTCTTTGTCTTTCCCCAGTTATCATCCTGCTCACCTCCTACCTGAGAGAAGCTTTCTACCTATTggatttaattttccttttaggtaacaatcattttattgaagaaggaaatggcaacccactccagtgttcttgcctggagaatcccagggacgggggagccttggtgagctgccatctctggggtcgcacagagtcggacacaactgaagcgacttagtagcagcagcagcaacaatcatTTTATGTTTGGACGCAACAGGATATGCCTCTAAGTTCTAAGCACAAGTGTCTGAAATTTTTGTAACACAGACTCAGCATTTTGTATTGTTAACAGAGTGTACAAGTTAACAATCAAACCAAGTTCTCCAAAAGCAAGAAATAAGTCTAAACTTTGGATTTTCAATATGATAGTCTCagatttcaattaaaaactaCTCACCAAAATTTGCCCACCAGAGAGAAATGTTTATCAGACCTATTAACTATGACAGTGTAAGAGAACTTACAATAAAACAAGCAACTTTTATTCACACATCACAGTAAACCAAAAAGTCTAGGTACAATTcctgaaatttttcaaataaaaaaataccatTAAAAAACATCAAATTAAGATCACTGATTAATTTGTTTATAGACCAAAGTAGGCAGGGCTGGAGATGAAAGGAATCTACTCAGAGAGTAACCTAGGGAGGCATGTTTTGGTTTACCTGTTCTTCAAGTCAGTAATTCTTTTCCCCCAAAGTATGGGTCTCTAAACAGCTGAAAAATCAGTTCAGCAGAAATCAACCTgtgtttttaaacaaatgaaatagagtactataaatgagaaaatgtcagAATGCTTTGCATATCTGTTTGTATAGTGAAACTTTAAAGGaaagaggattaagtgagatgagAATGTAAGAAGCATCTGAAGCAAAGTCTACCTCTCCAAAAACTTATTTACCATTATTTTAGGAAGCCAAACACAAGATGCAATCAGTgtttaaatggaaagaaatggtaAAAACGTTAATGTAGCTTTCCTTTTATCCAATCAAACAGTGATCACTCTACATCTGAAGAGATAATCATAAGGACTTAGGGATCCATTTACCAAAGACCACTTCCTAAACACTTCACCCATTTTATCTCTAAATTCCAATtggtaaaataaaagattttgacAAGATAATCGATTCTACCATCTGTCATTTCAGATCAATGGTTTTCAAGTGGAGACTTTGCACTCTTCCCTCAAAGGACATTTGGTGACATTCTGATTGTCACAAGAAGAGGTGTGGGGGAGGTGAGATGCATTTATCAAGCTCAAAATGTCATTATTGCTGAGACTGAAAAACTCTGTAGTAGATCAAAACTGTGTTCCTTTCAAACCTAAATAAATCAGGgacaaatggggcttccctggtggctcagatggtagtctgcctgcaatgcaggagacccgagttcgatccctggttcgggaagatcccctggagaaaggaataactacccactccagtattcttgcctggacaattccatggacagagaagtctggcaggctacagtctatggggttgcaagagtcagacaggactgaacaaccaaagctttcacttttttttcacccttAATCTGTATCACTTTAGttattataaatgttataaatgaaGTAGTTACATTATTAGAATACCTACAAACAGCTTACAAGCAAGTACAAAATAGGTTTTCCTTTTGCAAGCGCCAAACAGGAAAATCTCTCCTCTGTTCACAATAAGCTCAGTTAAAATCATCTTCCTTTTGTATATCAGAAAGGTCTCTACTCATAACAGTACTTCATGTGGatctgaatttattacaatatttaaagattttctctttgacaataaatcagtaaataataGAGCAGTATAGACTCTGATACAGTcaatatgtaattaaaatattttactaaaaaatgCTGGACAGAGTAGAATGGCCATTACCAACATGATATGGACTACTTATAAAATactttgaaggaaataaaatcaaaaggcaaaaaaaaaaccaaaaaaaaaacaacccaggtgATGAATGAGTCCTATCTCCAACATCCTAAGTATTAACCTCCTTAAGCAACTTGTTTTTTTATCTAAATCCAGATGTCCTCAAAGGAACAGCAGAAAGGGCTTAGGAGATCTGTAATGGATTATAGAGAGAGAtacagatgcagagaaaagaTCCTCAGAGAAGAACTTAAAAGACTTTGGGGACATAGGCAATGCTTGTAAAACATTTAGCATGATGCCTAGCAAGTACTCAGTGACCTtttcaaaatttgcattttaaaatcgAGGGTCACCTTAGTTCTTAACAGAAAAACAGCACTTTTTTGAGGTGTAAGGAAGTGGTGAGAAGTACTTGCTTGTaactaaaaaacacaaaaacaattggctttaaattttaactttaatcACAAATTATTATCCCTGCAAAGATTTAAATATTggagatccaacctgtctccATCCCACTGTAACCCTGGAGGTAACACCCTTTGTTATGTTAGCTTGCCAAAACTTTTTCTATGGATTTACAAATCTCTTTGTCCGTGGAAATATGCATTATTACTATTATGTTGACTTTTCCTGGGTACCTTTCCGCAACAGTACAAAGAGATTTATCCTACACTTTCTAATATTTCAAGGCAGTCTTCGCAAAGAAGTTCTCAAAGTCAAAAAGCATTCTttgtccccaccccccaacctaaAAATGTGGGATTGTGGGATGTACCGATGTgggaaaacaaaagccaaaattcAGGCATTCAGGACCAAACTTACAGCTTCCCTACCAGATAAGTGTGTGGCCTGGAAGCTCAAAGGCTTCGTTCAAACCATTGTGGATAAAATACCCACCCCCACGCGACATCGCAGGCAGTGACTCCTCATCCTCGCACCCCCAAATCTAAGACCTCCCTCTGCTGGAGCGCTGATTGGGCAGTCAGCCCGAGCGCTTTCAATAGGCTGTGTGCCTACTGGCTCCAGATTTGGTCTATCCATTTAAGCGCTCGACTCCCGCATCCCCCATTGGAGTCAAACCGCTGCCTCTCCGAAGAGCCCAACCTACCGCGCGCTTCGTGCTCATTGGCTCAGTGAGCCGCTGCTCAGGAGGAGCAAGCCCTCCTCCTACATACCGATGGCCCAAGGACCGGTCAGTCGGCAGCTAAAGGCAGACCCAATTGGCCTATACACTCGCCAGTCAAACTCTTCGGCTGCAAGGCTCCACAGAACCTACGGGGATAAAACATCCCGCCCCTGTTCTTCCATTGGTTGGGTGGACCCACCGCTCCCCCTTCACGATCCCCCCACCCCGCGGTCCATTCATTACACACAATAACGGGACCAATTGGAGTCGGTTCAAGACCTCGTATGCGTAGGCAAGACTCTCCGCCACTTACCCGGGATCGAGACCGACCACTCACGCTAACGTCTCCCCTGTTTTTCTGTGGTGAGACCACAAGCCACTGCTGCTGCCGCCTTCTGCGCAACGCCAACCGCCCGCCAAAACGGATCCTTCCCTGCGCCTGCGCGACCAATCCTGAGACCCGACCCTTTCCCCGCCCATTACGCCTGCGCAAAAGGGGCCCAACTCCCGCCACTACGCAGGCGCCTTAGGTTCGCCGCCGTCTTCTGCCCGCCATTTCACGTGTTCCTAGCGCCAAACGGAACTTCTTACGCGCCTGCGTAAACTCGCCATTTTCCTACACATGCGCTCAGCAGGCAGTCgttgtcaaaaaaagaaaatattgtaacTTGCTAACTGCTTTTCTGATGCATAGTATTAATCATGGTTTGCCAGGTaaactgaatataaaattaaGGCCGTAGAGGattaaaaagtttctttaaataaCTTAAGTACATTCGAACATGAATGATTGAATTACTAGCCAATCACACTAGTTAAGAATAATATTACTCGAGAGCCAATAGACCCCGCGGGGTGGAGACTGCGTAGAACGCCCAAATGGATGACGTTACACAGCAATGCAGCACCAGAGACCAATGGTAGGGGAAAGCTGTTTCAAATATCCAATCAGAGCTATTCGGGGGCGGAGTCTACCAATGCCGAAAGCGCGGAGGCGGGATAAAAAAGGGAGGCCGAAGGTAGGCTGGCAGATACGTTCGTGAGGTTACTCCTTTCTGCCCGTGGACGCCGCCGAGAAAGCATCGTTGAAGTCTTCCCCGCCTCCACTGCCGTCATGTCTAAATCAGAGGTGGGTAAGACGCTCTCTCTAGCTGAAtatcctttcctcttcctttcctgagTTTAGCAGGGTGCAGTTTGTTTGCCTGCTTGCCCCAGCCCTGTCGACGGTTCTTCGATCGCTGCTCGGGCCTCCCCCTCCCTAAGTTGAGGTCGCCATTTTGTCCTCGTCGCCATGAGGCTGCTGTCTTGCGACCCTTAGCAATCACGCCTGCTCGGTGCCCCTTGCAAAACTCTTAGGCACATTTAATCTGTTTTTTACCTTGTCCCAATGGGCTGCTTTTTAAAAGAGCAGCTACAGACGGATGTGGGCCATGTAGTTCTTTCTTAGTCCTTTTGTTGCGCGTGCGTCGGAAGGGAGAGGGACGCATGCGCTCAGAGCCTCCGAGCCCACCCAGCCTCCAACATACTGCCTCCCCCAGTGGGGAGAAGCACGTGGTTTGTTGCGCCCCAAAGGAACAATAAGTGCTTCGTACGTTGCTATCTGTTTTCTTGCAACTGAAAGATGATTTGCGTTATAGCCCTACTTaattcttcccctcctcctctcctagTCTCCCAAAGAGCCCGAACAGCTGCGGAAGCTCTTCATCGGAGGATTGAGCTTTGAAACAACCGATGAGAGTCTGAGGAGCCATTTTGAGCAATGGGGAACGCTCACAGACTGTGTGGTAAGACTCGAAAGAGACAAAGGGCTGTAGAACTAGTTGGTTTCCTTGGCTTAAGTTGCTGCAGTTATTGTTTGAATGCTAATAGGATGGTAGCTGTAAGTGTGGAGTGGCTTTAACTGAGGAAAAAAGCACCCAACTAATTTACTGCAGATGGTTAGTGGGAGAAGGAAGGACTTGAGATAAACTGTTGGTAATAAAAGTTTCTTGTTAACCTTAGTCAAGGTAGAAAAGTCAACCATTTCGGGGGTCTTAACACGTATTAAACATTTTAAGGTAATGAGGGATCCAAACACCAAGCGCTCCAGAGGCTTCGGGTTTGTCACATATGCCACGGTGGAGGAGGTGGATGCGGCCATGAATGCAAGGCCACACAAGGTGGACGGAAGAGTTGTGGAACCAAAGAGGGCCGTCTCAAGAGAAGTAAGTACCTTTTTCCTTCTTGCATTAGTCATTTGAAGGATTTCCACTAGGGGGACTTTACATGTGGGGGTATAATAGACTTAATATTCCTAACTTAAATAGGTTTCAATAACATAGATTAATTTTTCTTACATTAGGATTCTCAAAGACCTGGTGCCCACTTAACTGTGAAAAAGATTTTTGTTGGTGGCATTAAAGAAGACACTGAAGAACATCACCTGAGAGATTATTTTGAACAGTACGGGAAAATTGAAGTAATTGAAATCATGACTGACCGAGGCAGTGGCAAAAAGAGAGGCTTTGCTTTTGTAACCTTTGATGACCATGACTCCGTAGACAAGATTGTCAGTAAGTATCAGGTGGCTGGCATTTGTTAAGGGTTCTGAAATCTATGCTGTATACTGAATTCTGAGATGAtctgtttatttccaaaatcGTTTAGTTCAGAAATACCACACTGTGAATGGCCACAACTGTGAAGTGAGAAAAGCCCTGTCTAAGCAAGAGATGGccagtgcttcatccagccagagaGGTGAGTTTGCTACTTAACTAAACCGTAAACATAATTTTGAATAATTATAGTCTGTCTGTATAGCCCAACACTTCATCTTGATTCTTCAGGTCGAAGTGGTTCTGGGAACTTTGGTGGCGGTCGAGGAGGTGGTTTTGGTGGGAATGACAACTTTGGTCGTGGAGGAAACTTCAGTGGTCGAGGTATGTTTGGCTATAGTTTACTAATAAAGAGTTAATGGTAAAATTGTAATGATCCCCTGATGACTTGTTGAAAGTTACATTTTAATCCACATGTAGTTCTGGCTTCTCTCTAACCAGTAACTGTTAAATATGGGAATAGTTCTAATTGAATGCTTCCTTAAACTTGTGCTTAATATAAGGTAACTTGTATGCAATCCACATACTTTAGACCTggtttttaaataccattttcttCTAGGTGGCTTTGGTGGCAGCCGTGGTGGTGGCGGATATGGTGGCAGTGGGGATGGATATAATGGATTTGGTAATGACGGTAAGTGTTTTTAAAGACCCACAGGTAAAAAAATTTTGGCAACCTTTAGAATAGGTTAGTAGAGACTAAAACCCTAGTGCATGATAAGCTCAACTATGATCTAATAGCATGTTGTGAGCAGGCCTTTAGCCATGCTTGCACAGAATTTGACTGCTGAATACTTTTGTCTTATTGAGAAGACTTGTATTCTTGTAGGTGGTTATGGAGGAGGCGGCCCTGGTTACtctggaggaagcagaggctaTGGAAGTGGTGGACAGGGTTATGGAAACCAGGGCAGTGGCTATGGCGGGAGTGGCAGCTATGACAGCTATAACAACGGTGGAGGCGGAGGCGGCTTTGGCGGTGGTAGTGGTAGGTATCCAGTGATCCAAGTACTTGGTGCAATAGCTAGATTAGCCTTTTAGAGTTTATCCTTAGGAGGATTTGATGGTCTTAAAGCATTGTGTGTTGTGCTGCAtggtacttttttttaatgggcttGCAATGCTACCTCCTCCTAGCTTTAAGCTGGGGCCGCCTCACTCCCAAATAGATAGACGGTTAAGTGGATAGTGGTGTCTTCAATTGGAATTAGATTAGCGTCTAGCAGGATTTAGTGTTAACTCTTGGGATCTTAGGCGCTTAGTTGATGTATCCAGCATGTGTTTGCTGTGCCCCTGGCTGGGTAAAGGCCTTAAAAGCGAGCGTGTACCTTTTGTTACGCCATGGTGAGTTGGGTGAAGTTTTAGTTATTGGATTATTCAACTGAGTGCCTTGCCCATGAAATACAAAGATAATTGAAATTGGAGCCACAGAAGTTTGGGAGCAAGGCAGATCAAGCAACTTTTTTACCCTGAACACTAGGATTTCTCATTTTCCCTGAAGATAACATATAAAGGTCCTCTTTTCCATTCTTAGGAAGCAATTTTGGAGGTGGCGGAAGCTACAATGATTTTGGCAATTACAACAATCAATCTTCAAATTTTGGACCCATGAAAGGAGGAAACTTTGGAGGCAGAAGTTCTGGCCCCTATGGTGGTGGAGGCCAATACTTTGCCAAACCACGAAACCAAGGTACGGTATATATGTGGTATTGGAGGGCTAAACTAACACTGTTAGGAAATGTAGAAACCAAAACGCTGACAATTTAAAACGTTGAGGAAATGTTAAAAGACTGAGTTAAAATAGTTTGAGTTGGGCTCCCCCAACCTGTGATTTTC is from Bubalus bubalis isolate 160015118507 breed Murrah chromosome 4, NDDB_SH_1, whole genome shotgun sequence and encodes:
- the HNRNPA1 gene encoding heterogeneous nuclear ribonucleoprotein A1 isoform X2, which gives rise to MSKSESPKEPEQLRKLFIGGLSFETTDESLRSHFEQWGTLTDCVVMRDPNTKRSRGFGFVTYATVEEVDAAMNARPHKVDGRVVEPKRAVSREDSQRPGAHLTVKKIFVGGIKEDTEEHHLRDYFEQYGKIEVIEIMTDRGSGKKRGFAFVTFDDHDSVDKIVIQKYHTVNGHNCEVRKALSKQEMASASSSQRGRSGSGNFGGGRGGGFGGNDNFGRGGNFSGRGGFGGSRGGGGYGGSGDGYNGFGNDGSNFGGGGSYNDFGNYNNQSSNFGPMKGGNFGGRSSGPYGGGGQYFAKPRNQGGYGGSSSSSSYGSGRRF
- the HNRNPA1 gene encoding heterogeneous nuclear ribonucleoprotein A1 isoform X1 is translated as MSKSESPKEPEQLRKLFIGGLSFETTDESLRSHFEQWGTLTDCVVMRDPNTKRSRGFGFVTYATVEEVDAAMNARPHKVDGRVVEPKRAVSREDSQRPGAHLTVKKIFVGGIKEDTEEHHLRDYFEQYGKIEVIEIMTDRGSGKKRGFAFVTFDDHDSVDKIVIQKYHTVNGHNCEVRKALSKQEMASASSSQRGRSGSGNFGGGRGGGFGGNDNFGRGGNFSGRGGFGGSRGGGGYGGSGDGYNGFGNDGGYGGGGPGYSGGSRGYGSGGQGYGNQGSGYGGSGSYDSYNNGGGGGGFGGGSGSNFGGGGSYNDFGNYNNQSSNFGPMKGGNFGGRSSGPYGGGGQYFAKPRNQGGYGGSSSSSSYGSGRRF